The Candidatus Methylomirabilota bacterium genome includes the window AATGAAGAGGGAGGCATTCAATGAGCCTAAAACGAAGTACGTCACTGATCGGGGGTCTGCTGATCCTGGCTGGAAGCCTTGTCGTGACGGCGCCGATGGCCTCTGCCAACGACGACCTGCTCAAGCTCCAGAAAGATGACGGGCAGTGGGCGCAGCAGGGGAAGAACTATGCGGCGACCCGCTACAGCACCCTGAACCAGATTACGCCCGACAACGTGAAAAACCTGAAGGTCGCCTGGTCGTTCTCGTTGGGGACCCTCAACGGCCAAGAGGGAGGCCCGCTGGTTGTCGGCGACACCATGTACGTCCACAGCTCCTACTCAACGGGCAACTCGCACAACATCTTCGCGCTTGACCTGTCCAAGGAAGGGGCGCCGATCAAGTGGAAGTACGTGGCCAAGCACGACCCAAAGGCGGTTCCGGTCGCCTGCTGCGACCTCGTCCATCGGGGTCTCAATTACGCGAACGGCAAGATCCTGTATCAGACGCTTGACGGTATCGTGATTGCCCTCGATGCCAAGACCGGCAAGGAGATCTGGAAGGCTCGGAATGCCGATCCCTCGAAGGGTGAGACGAACACCGGCTCCGGCATGGTGATTCACAATAAGTTCATTGTGGGTGTCGCCGGAGGTGAATTCGGCGTCCGCGGGTGGATCTCGGCCTACGACGTCGACACCGGGAAGCTGATCTGGAAGGCCCGCAGCGCGGGACCCGATGACGAGCTCTTGCTGGCGTCGGATTTCAACTCCGCCAATCCGCATTACGGGCGATTTGGCGAGGGGACCAAGAGCTGGCCCGGCGAGCAGTGGAAAGTGGGCGGCGGCACTACCTGGGGCTATTGGTCCTACGACCCCGAGTTGAATCTGCTCTATTACAGCACCGGCAACCCGGGGACCTGGAACCCCGCTCCCCGCAAGGGCGGCGACAACAAGTGGTCGATGACCATCTGGGCCCGCAACCCTGATACCGGGATGGCCAAGTGGGCCTACCAGATGACCCCGTGGGATAACTGGGACTATGACGGGATCAATGAGTCTCTTCTGACCGACCAGACGATCGGCGGTAAGAAGGTCAAGGCCCTCACGCACTTCGACAGGAACGGCTTTGTCTACACCCTGGATCGCACCAACGGCACCCTCCTCAAGGCCGATGCGTTCGTCTATGTCAACTGGGCCAAGGGGGTCGATCTGAAGACGGGACGGCCGATTGTGAACACCGAGAAGCTGACCAAGCAGGGCGAGGACACCAAGAATATCTGTCCCTGCGCCATGGGCGGCAAGAACCAGGTGCCGGCTGCCTACTCTCCGAAGACGAACCTCTTCTATGCGGCCGTCAACAACATGTGCATGAACTATGAGGGCGTGCTGGTTCAGTATACGGCCGGCGCTCCGTACGTGGGCGCGAATGTCCTGATGTTCAACGGTATGTCCAGCGGTGGCGAGCGCAAAGACAACTGGTGGGGTAATGTCATCGCCTGGGACGTCAACCAGGGAAAAAGGGTATGGGACATCAAAGAGCAGCAGCCGCCATGGAGCGGCCCGGTCGTGACGTCTACAAACGTGGTCTTCTACGGCACGATGGACGGCTGGTTTAAGGCGGTTAGCGCTGTCGATGGGAAGCTCCTGTGGAAGCACAAGGTCGGCTCCGGGATCATCGGGAACCCGATGACCTTCAAAGGGCCGGACGGCAAGCAGTATGTCGCCGTCTACTCCGGGATCGGCGGGTGGTTCGGCGCCACCGTGTCGCTCGACCTGCCGCCGGATGATCCGACTGCCGCATTGGGCGGTGTGAATGCGGCCTACCTGTCCGGTCTGCCCATGGCATCAAGCAAGGGCGGGACGCTGTACGTGTTTGGTCTGTAAGTTAATATGCCTGGAACCGGCGCCGAAGGATTGTCTCTTCGGCGCCGGTTTTTTGTGCTATAATACGGCTAGGTAATTTTCAGGTCGTAGGGACAAACAGGTCGATAGGCTGGAGGCTGTTAGGTAATCTTCAGCCTTCAGCCTAAGCCTTTATGTTGAGGATGTATGATGGACCGAAGACGTACTACACTCAGTGGATTGATTGCGCTGCTGCTGCTGCTACCCTTTGTCGGACAGGCCTCAGGCGCTCATCTTTCGCAACTCAAGGTCTGTGGCGATCCGGATAACCTGCCCTTCTCGAACAAGCAATCGGAGGGGTTTGAGAACAAGATTGCCGAGGTCATCTCCAAGGAGATGGGAGCAGAGCTGGCCTACTTCTGGTGGCCCCACCAGCGTGGGTTGGTCCGGCGTGCGCTGCGACCGGGACTCTGTGATGTGATGATCTCGATCCCGCAGGGCTGGGATCAGGTGCTCTGGACAAAGCCCTATTATCGGTCGGCGTATGTCCTGATCTATCCCAAGAATCGAGGGTTGCAGATCACATCGCTCGATGATCCGATTTTGAAGCAACTTAAGATTGGCGTATATATCAACACCCCGCCGGCGGAGGCATTGGCCAACAGGGAGATCAGGGCCAATGTCGTCGGTTACAGCCTCTTTGATAACGTTTCGACCGTGCGATCGGATAAGATCATCCGGGACCTGATTGCCGGCGAACTTGATGTCGTACTGGATTGGGGGCCGATGGCCGGCTATGCGGTCAAGCAGTTGAACGGATCGTCACCCCTGGAGGTCGTCCTCCTCCAGGGTGGAGAGCCGGGACTTCCTTTTACCTTTGAGTTTTCTATGGGGGTGAAGGAAGGCAATAAGGAACTCAAGGCTGAGCTTGAGGCGGCGATCGGCAAGCGCCAGGTCGAGATTCGGAAGATCCTGGAGGATTACGGGGTGCCACTTTTGCCGCTCCTGGCGCGCGAGCAATTTTCAAAGACTGAAGACAAGCCTGGAGAAATCTTTTACCGCCGTTTCGATCGGGAGGATCCCCTTCCCTCCTACTGAAAAGGGCTAACCTAATCTTCTCTTACGAGGACCAGTGACCATGAGACAGAAAAAGTCGCTTGTTACCACGTTAATCCTCAGCGTTGTGATGTTGGGATGTGCCCAGAGCCTGACGGCTCAGACACAGAAGGAGCCGGAGAGGGCCGCACAGTATGCTCAAGCGCAGCCGGCCGAGTCGCCGAAGGCGCCTGAGACCCCAGCGCCTGCGGATCAGACGCCCAAGAAGCTGAATCCGTTTACCGGCAATCCGGATGCGATTAAGGAAGGGCGGCAATTATATCTGCAGAACGGGTGTCCGGGCTGTCATGGTTCTGGAGGCGGCGGTGCAATGGCCGGCGCGACGCCGTTCATCCGTGACGCCTGGAAATTTGGTGGTGACGACGAGACCTATTTCAAGGTGATCAAGGGGACCTATCCGGGTCAGACGATGCCGGCGGTATTCGGGGCCAATCTGACCGATGAGCAGACATGGAAAATCATTGCCTGGATCCGGTCCATCTATAAAGGCGATCCGGAAAGGATCGTCTGGTAGGGCGATACACGGATGAGTCGGTCTCGTGTACGGCCCGATTCCGCCGGGCATCGAATAGTGGGTGCGAGGCGGACGGTTGGGGCGCTGGTGCTTGCGCTAGTCGCCTTCGTTCTTGTCCCGCAGGCCCTCGCTCAGGACGATATCGGGCTCCCGATCCATCCGCAGGCCGTTGCGTCGACGATCGTTCGTCGATCCGGAGAGGGCGAAGGAACCCGGTGGTTTCAGGTGAGCTTCACGGCCAACGCGCCCTATGGCCAGGTCGTCAAATTCTATCGGGAGAAGGTGGGTAGGGATGCGCAGGTCTCCCAGGTGGACTCCGGAAAGCTGATGAATACACTGATCCTGATCAGTCGAGATCCCGCAGATCAGTTCAACGTCAATATCAGTAGTAAGCCGGGGAAAAAGGCCACGCGGGTCGAGCTATCCCGGAACGTGGCCGGTCCATAGATACTTTATGTAATAATGTGTGAAAGTGTGGTTTTTTAGACGGAAAAGCCTAAAAAAGTTCTTGACATTACAACGTATTACCTTTATTGTGCTGTTGACTCCGTAGCACGCTTTTGTTGCGCAATTTCGAGAACCGCGAAAGCTGCTGAATGAGGCTTTCGCGGTTTTTGTTTATCGGGGCACCGCCCCGAGTGTTCAGATGGAAGGGGGTGAAAGTTTCATGCGAGTAACAGGTACAGTGAAGTGGTTCAATGATGCAAAAGGTTACGGATTTATTGCGCGGGAAGATGGCGACGACGTTTTCGTACACTATTCAGCGATTTCCGGATCCGGCTTCCGATCCCTTAACGAGGGGCAGGCCGTAGAGTTTGACGTCGTAGATGGACCAAAGGGCAAGCAGGCAGCCAACGTGACCAGGGCAGCGTAGAGCTTACGTCCGCTCCGAACCAAGCAATGCAATGCCTTTATTGTGCATTTGACGTTGTAGCACGCTTTTGTTGCGCAATTTCGAGAACCGCGAAAGCTGCTGAGTGAGGCTTTTGCGGTTTTTGTGTATCGGGGCACCGCCCCGAGTGTTCAGATGGAAGGGGGTGAAGATTTCATGCGAGTGACAGGTACTGTAAAGTGGTTCAACGATGCGAAGGGCTACGGCTTTCTCGCGCGGGAAGATGGCGAGGACGTATTCGTACACTATTCAGCGATTTCCGGATCCGGCTTCCGATCCCTTAACGAGGGGCAGGCCGTAGAGTTTGACGTCGTAGATGGACCAAAGGGTAAGCAGGCAGCCAACGTGACCAGGGCAGACTAGCCCACCGACGTTCTGTGCTGAACCGTAACGGCCTCTCGGAGAATCCTCCGGGGGGCCGTTCTCTTTTACGGGTTCCGCCGTCCGCTGAACTCAGTGTGGTGTCGCCGTATTTATTCGGCGAGTGGAGCGAATCAACAACCAGATACACAGTGTGAGTTTCACCAGATCGAGGACGGTGAAGGTCAGATGGAGTCTCTTGAAGTAGGCCAATGCAGGGGGTGGCGGGGTACGAGGTACGAAGTCCAGGCTCCGACCGAGCGTCAGAAGCATCTGACTGAACAGCAGCGACCCGAGGACGACGGCGAAAATCACGATGGCGATGGTGAGCGCCGTACGGTCTAACGGTCTCAATCCGACGACAGCAACGATGACGGCTGCGCCGAACACGACTTGGGCCACTCCCCAGGCGCTGAAATAGAGCCGATTGAGTTCCGCCACCAGATAGCGTAAGACACTACGAGCCTCATCCTGTCCACCGAGAGGAGCAATCGCGTGAGAGAACTCCTGCGTCGGCGAAGACAGCAGCCGATCGACCGTCCGGAAATTTTGTGTCGCGACGAATGCCATAAATAGGGTGCCGAGGATCCACCCGCCAAGCACCGTCGCGAGAAGTAATCTCATTGTTGGCCCGCCACCGATCCCAACCGTTTCGTATGAAGACTCATCAGGAGACCCTACCCCTGGGCCAGCTCTGGGGTGAGGACCCACAGGAGCCGAAAACCCCGATCGGTCTTTACAAGACAGATCATCGTACCAGTGTCCGGTCGGATGATCTCTGTCTCGCTGTTCCCCAGCACCAGTGCGGAGATGAGGCGGCTCAGATGCGGCAGGTGACCGACGAGCATCAGGGGCTCCGTCGCTTCTTCCAATTGGCCGCGGACAGGTTCGAGTTCGGCGCCGGGCGAAAGACCTTCGGTCTCGCGGATACCGAGCCCGGGCAGCAGGTATTCGGCCAGAATCTCGGCAGTCTGTCTGGCCCTCAGCCTGTTGGAATGGCGAATTTCGCCGACCTCAATGCCGACGGACGCGGCGTATCGCGCCACCCGCATGACCTCCCGACGTCCGAGATCGCTAAGCGGCTTGGTCGGATCCTCCAGTTCGGTTTTTGCCGCTCCATGCCGCACCAGATAGTGCAGGACTGTCCGCTCTCCTGCCATCCCTATCTCCGGCGATAGGTGCCCATCAGTTCAGCCTGTGCCACAATATGACCT containing:
- a CDS encoding PQQ-dependent dehydrogenase, methanol/ethanol family — translated: MSLKRSTSLIGGLLILAGSLVVTAPMASANDDLLKLQKDDGQWAQQGKNYAATRYSTLNQITPDNVKNLKVAWSFSLGTLNGQEGGPLVVGDTMYVHSSYSTGNSHNIFALDLSKEGAPIKWKYVAKHDPKAVPVACCDLVHRGLNYANGKILYQTLDGIVIALDAKTGKEIWKARNADPSKGETNTGSGMVIHNKFIVGVAGGEFGVRGWISAYDVDTGKLIWKARSAGPDDELLLASDFNSANPHYGRFGEGTKSWPGEQWKVGGGTTWGYWSYDPELNLLYYSTGNPGTWNPAPRKGGDNKWSMTIWARNPDTGMAKWAYQMTPWDNWDYDGINESLLTDQTIGGKKVKALTHFDRNGFVYTLDRTNGTLLKADAFVYVNWAKGVDLKTGRPIVNTEKLTKQGEDTKNICPCAMGGKNQVPAAYSPKTNLFYAAVNNMCMNYEGVLVQYTAGAPYVGANVLMFNGMSSGGERKDNWWGNVIAWDVNQGKRVWDIKEQQPPWSGPVVTSTNVVFYGTMDGWFKAVSAVDGKLLWKHKVGSGIIGNPMTFKGPDGKQYVAVYSGIGGWFGATVSLDLPPDDPTAALGGVNAAYLSGLPMASSKGGTLYVFGL
- the sixA gene encoding phosphohistidine phosphatase SixA, encoding MAGERTVLHYLVRHGAAKTELEDPTKPLSDLGRREVMRVARYAASVGIEVGEIRHSNRLRARQTAEILAEYLLPGLGIRETEGLSPGAELEPVRGQLEEATEPLMLVGHLPHLSRLISALVLGNSETEIIRPDTGTMICLVKTDRGFRLLWVLTPELAQG
- a CDS encoding cold-shock protein; this encodes MRVTGTVKWFNDAKGYGFLAREDGEDVFVHYSAISGSGFRSLNEGQAVEFDVVDGPKGKQAANVTRAD
- a CDS encoding quinoprotein dehydrogenase-associated putative ABC transporter substrate-binding protein — translated: MDRRRTTLSGLIALLLLLPFVGQASGAHLSQLKVCGDPDNLPFSNKQSEGFENKIAEVISKEMGAELAYFWWPHQRGLVRRALRPGLCDVMISIPQGWDQVLWTKPYYRSAYVLIYPKNRGLQITSLDDPILKQLKIGVYINTPPAEALANREIRANVVGYSLFDNVSTVRSDKIIRDLIAGELDVVLDWGPMAGYAVKQLNGSSPLEVVLLQGGEPGLPFTFEFSMGVKEGNKELKAELEAAIGKRQVEIRKILEDYGVPLLPLLAREQFSKTEDKPGEIFYRRFDREDPLPSY
- a CDS encoding cold shock domain-containing protein, whose product is MRVTGTVKWFNDAKGYGFIAREDGDDVFVHYSAISGSGFRSLNEGQAVEFDVVDGPKGKQAANVTRAA